From Salinibacterium sp. ZJ450, one genomic window encodes:
- a CDS encoding AMP-binding protein, whose protein sequence is MLKTLPAPPTLLGGADDNIALVTEAGALTYAELAGKVVERRAELGDIRRLVMLQASNAVEPLVTYLAALEAGHPVLLVAPGEDEASVRHRASLAERFDPDVIADGAGNGPILHEVRVGTAHEFSPDLALLVSTSGSTGSPKLVRLSRQNLLSNARAIAEYLRLTPKDRAATTLPMHYCYGLSVINSHLIAGASVALTSRSVTDPAFWDGAAAIQITSFAGVPYTFELLEAGGFIDRLPSSIRYLTQAGGRLAPEAVRRVARLGHRRGFEFFVMYGQTEATARMAYVPAELAEQAAGAIGRPIPGGRLRIDAEPGAEIGELVYEGPNVMLGYAEAPADFALGRTVHELRTGDLAKQRSDGLFEVVGRMNRFVKVYGLRVDLDAVERLLAEEGIAARTASAGERLLVFVRAERQVDAARTRAAALLGIPTHAVRAYPIAEFPCTTSGKPDFVALVRYAKLLDARTVAPDVAALDSVTAAAIRDLFVELLGCSDATLDDSFAGLGGDSLSYVEVALRLEDLLGRLPRDWPSQSARQLADTALAATATADATVDTAAVDDPAKRGRKPARSRRTYFPRVETPAVLRAIAIVLIVATHADLIGAKGGAHLLLAVAGYNLARFQLADAPGATRVRRLVRSALQIAVPAILWIGAVALISGNYTWTTALLVNNLVPGDGAWNEQWQFWFLEAAVWAMLGLALLFAVRPIDRLERRYPWAFAVVLLGATLTARLALTGIEADRVERYTAVLVLWCLALGWVIARADTTWKRAAVSAAVVAATIGFFGHPGREAVVIVGLLLLTWAPRLRIPRPLMPIVRLLAGASLFVYLTHWVVYPPWEATAPWLGTVLSLIVGVAAWYAYRLIGGWLGALCARRQRASVGRATAEAAVSG, encoded by the coding sequence GTGCTCAAGACCCTGCCTGCACCACCGACGTTGCTCGGTGGTGCCGACGACAACATCGCACTCGTCACCGAGGCAGGCGCTCTGACCTACGCCGAACTCGCCGGCAAAGTCGTCGAGCGGCGCGCCGAACTCGGCGACATCCGCCGACTGGTCATGCTCCAGGCCTCCAACGCCGTCGAGCCGCTGGTCACCTACCTGGCCGCACTCGAGGCCGGGCACCCCGTGCTGTTGGTCGCACCGGGAGAGGACGAAGCCTCGGTGCGTCACCGAGCATCGCTGGCCGAACGGTTTGACCCCGACGTCATCGCGGACGGGGCTGGCAACGGCCCGATCCTGCACGAGGTGCGCGTCGGCACCGCCCACGAGTTCAGCCCAGACCTCGCATTGCTCGTCAGCACTTCGGGCTCGACCGGGTCACCGAAACTCGTGCGGCTGTCGCGGCAGAACCTGCTGAGCAACGCGCGCGCGATCGCCGAATATCTGCGGCTCACTCCGAAAGACCGGGCAGCGACCACACTGCCCATGCACTACTGCTACGGGCTGTCGGTGATCAACAGTCACCTGATCGCCGGCGCCAGCGTCGCGCTCACCAGCCGGTCAGTGACCGACCCGGCATTCTGGGATGGCGCGGCCGCCATCCAGATCACCTCCTTCGCCGGTGTCCCGTACACCTTCGAACTGCTCGAGGCCGGTGGGTTCATCGACCGGCTGCCAAGCAGCATCCGGTACCTCACCCAGGCTGGTGGCCGTCTCGCTCCGGAAGCCGTGCGCCGCGTCGCCCGGCTCGGCCACCGCCGCGGATTCGAGTTCTTCGTCATGTACGGCCAGACCGAGGCGACCGCACGCATGGCGTACGTCCCGGCGGAGCTCGCCGAGCAGGCGGCTGGCGCCATTGGCCGGCCGATCCCCGGAGGCCGGCTGCGCATCGATGCGGAACCAGGTGCCGAGATCGGCGAGCTGGTCTACGAAGGCCCGAACGTCATGCTCGGTTACGCCGAGGCGCCTGCCGATTTCGCGCTCGGCCGCACCGTGCACGAGTTGCGCACCGGCGACCTCGCCAAGCAACGCAGCGACGGCCTGTTCGAGGTCGTCGGCCGGATGAACCGGTTCGTGAAGGTGTACGGGTTGCGGGTCGACCTGGACGCGGTCGAGCGGTTGCTCGCCGAGGAAGGGATCGCGGCCCGCACCGCCAGTGCGGGGGAACGGCTACTCGTGTTCGTGCGCGCCGAACGGCAGGTCGACGCGGCGCGCACCCGGGCCGCTGCGCTGCTCGGCATCCCGACGCACGCGGTGCGCGCCTACCCGATCGCCGAGTTCCCCTGCACCACCAGCGGGAAACCCGACTTCGTGGCGCTCGTGCGGTACGCGAAGCTGCTCGATGCCCGCACGGTGGCACCGGATGTCGCGGCCCTCGACTCGGTGACCGCGGCGGCCATCCGGGACCTGTTCGTCGAACTGCTCGGCTGCTCCGACGCCACGCTTGACGACAGCTTCGCCGGGCTCGGCGGCGACTCGTTGAGCTATGTCGAGGTAGCGCTGCGCCTCGAGGACCTGCTCGGACGGCTGCCGCGGGATTGGCCGTCCCAGTCTGCCCGCCAACTGGCGGATACGGCACTGGCGGCGACGGCGACCGCTGACGCCACCGTCGACACGGCTGCCGTCGACGACCCCGCGAAGCGTGGGCGGAAGCCAGCACGTTCCCGCCGAACGTACTTCCCCCGCGTAGAAACGCCCGCCGTACTTCGCGCCATCGCGATCGTGCTGATCGTCGCCACCCATGCCGACCTGATCGGTGCGAAAGGCGGCGCCCACTTGCTGTTGGCTGTGGCCGGGTACAACCTCGCGCGTTTCCAACTCGCTGACGCCCCGGGCGCCACCCGGGTCCGTCGACTCGTGCGAAGCGCTCTCCAGATTGCGGTTCCCGCCATCCTGTGGATCGGCGCGGTCGCGCTGATCAGTGGCAATTACACCTGGACTACGGCTCTGCTGGTGAATAACTTGGTTCCCGGCGACGGCGCGTGGAACGAGCAATGGCAGTTCTGGTTCCTGGAAGCCGCGGTCTGGGCAATGCTCGGCCTCGCGCTGCTGTTCGCGGTGCGACCCATTGACCGTCTTGAGAGGCGGTACCCATGGGCCTTCGCGGTGGTGCTCCTCGGCGCTACACTCACCGCCCGTCTCGCGCTGACCGGGATCGAAGCCGATCGGGTCGAGCGGTACACCGCCGTCCTGGTGCTCTGGTGCCTCGCACTCGGCTGGGTGATCGCCCGCGCCGACACGACCTGGAAGCGGGCAGCGGTGTCAGCAGCGGTGGTCGCCGCGACCATCGGGTTCTTCGGCCACCCGGGGCGGGAAGCGGTGGTGATCGTGGGCCTGCTGCTGCTGACCTGGGCGCCACGATTGCGCATACCGCGGCCGCTCATGCCGATCGTGCGGCTGCTGGCGGGCGCATCCCTCTTCGTCTATCTCACCCATTGGGTCGTGTACCCACCGTGGGAAGCGACCGCGCCGTGGCTCGGGACCGTGTTGTCATTGATCGTTGGCGTCGCCGCCTGGTACGCCTACCGGCTGATCGGCGGCTGGCTCGGCGCGCTGTGCGCCCGCCGTCAGCGCGCGAGCGTGGGTCGGGCGACTGCCGAAGCTGCGGTGTCGGGGTAA
- a CDS encoding globin domain-containing protein — translation MLSDTSRPVIQSTLAVVGDNIQEIARRFYEHMFAENPGLLDGLFNRGNQADGRQQQALAGSVAAFANVLVTSPDQLPDHLLSRISHKHVSLGLHSDQYQIVHDNLMWAIVDVLGDAVTPEVAAAWDEVYWLMANLLITNERGLYDAVRLAPETVWRTWRVAQRIQETEDVVTFVVERTDEREVKPSLPGQYVTIQMLMPDEVHQPRQYSLTRADDGEHRQFSVKRVHGLDTPDGEVSNLLHNSVQVGDDVVLSAPFGDVVLEFTDRPIVLASAGIGVTPMAGMLSHLVKTGSQRKVALLHADNSVDTFALRNQIQEDLAAMPDATLTTWFMEPSKPTQMVDGELAGFMDVSGIDLPADAEFYLCGPLPFMQSVRSALIARGVPAKDIQYEVFGPDLWLADFA, via the coding sequence ATGCTTTCCGATACCTCACGTCCCGTCATCCAGAGCACCCTCGCGGTGGTGGGCGACAATATCCAGGAGATCGCCCGGCGGTTCTACGAGCACATGTTCGCTGAGAACCCGGGCCTGCTCGACGGACTGTTCAACCGGGGCAATCAGGCCGACGGGCGGCAGCAGCAGGCGCTCGCTGGATCGGTTGCCGCTTTCGCGAACGTCCTGGTGACAAGCCCTGACCAGCTCCCTGATCACCTGTTGTCCCGCATCTCCCACAAGCACGTCTCCCTCGGCCTGCACTCAGACCAGTACCAGATCGTGCACGACAACCTGATGTGGGCGATCGTTGACGTGCTCGGCGATGCCGTCACTCCCGAGGTGGCAGCCGCGTGGGACGAGGTGTACTGGCTCATGGCCAATCTGCTCATCACCAACGAGCGCGGTCTCTACGACGCCGTGAGGTTGGCGCCGGAAACCGTGTGGCGCACCTGGCGCGTCGCCCAGCGCATCCAGGAAACCGAGGATGTCGTGACCTTCGTGGTGGAGAGAACCGATGAGCGGGAGGTGAAGCCGTCGCTGCCCGGACAGTACGTCACCATCCAGATGCTGATGCCCGACGAGGTGCACCAGCCTCGCCAGTACAGCCTGACTCGGGCCGACGACGGCGAGCACCGGCAGTTCTCCGTCAAGAGGGTTCACGGGCTGGACACCCCAGACGGTGAAGTCTCCAACCTGCTGCACAACAGCGTCCAGGTGGGCGATGACGTGGTGCTCAGCGCACCATTCGGTGACGTGGTCCTCGAGTTCACCGACCGCCCGATCGTCCTCGCCAGCGCCGGCATCGGTGTGACCCCGATGGCAGGCATGTTGTCACACCTGGTCAAGACCGGCAGCCAGCGCAAAGTGGCTCTCCTCCACGCCGACAACTCCGTCGACACGTTTGCACTCCGCAACCAGATACAAGAGGACCTGGCAGCAATGCCGGATGCAACCCTGACCACGTGGTTCATGGAACCGTCCAAACCCACGCAGATGGTTGACGGAGAACTCGCCGGCTTCATGGATGTGAGCGGCATCGACCTGCCCGCTGACGCCGAGTTTTACCTGTGTGGCCCGTTGCCCTTCATGCAATCGGTGCGCAGCGCCCTCATCGCCCGCGGCGTGCCGGCGAAAGACATCCAGTATGAGGTGTTCGGCCCAGACCTCTGGCTGGCGGATTTCGCCTGA
- a CDS encoding SDR family NAD(P)-dependent oxidoreductase: MDLGLTGRVVLVVGGAGFIGSAIVRRATDEGATVVVASRHAREGIALDARDEHSVAAGIDRVIEEHGRLDAVVVTAAPAAQTLDPSLSHHPSQVAEAVDAKALSFLRIANAAIPGMRSAGYGRIVGLSGQNAFLTGNIAGAVRNAAMNVIAKNLADELAGSGITVNTVNPGSVTEDPRPEVGLARGGESSPTQIANLVAFLISPLSALSGESIAIGHRVRGVL, translated from the coding sequence ATGGATCTTGGCCTGACTGGGCGTGTGGTGTTGGTTGTCGGCGGAGCAGGATTCATTGGCTCCGCGATTGTCCGGCGGGCGACGGATGAAGGAGCGACTGTTGTCGTGGCATCCCGTCATGCCCGCGAAGGCATTGCGCTGGACGCCCGCGATGAGCACTCCGTTGCGGCGGGAATCGATCGCGTCATCGAGGAGCACGGTCGCCTCGACGCCGTTGTCGTCACGGCTGCGCCGGCCGCGCAGACCCTGGACCCGTCGCTCAGCCATCATCCGTCCCAGGTCGCCGAGGCGGTCGATGCGAAGGCCCTCTCCTTCCTGAGGATCGCGAACGCGGCGATCCCTGGCATGCGATCCGCGGGCTACGGTCGGATCGTCGGCCTCAGTGGCCAGAACGCGTTCCTGACGGGCAATATCGCCGGGGCCGTGCGCAACGCGGCGATGAATGTCATCGCCAAGAACCTCGCCGATGAACTCGCTGGCTCCGGAATCACGGTCAATACGGTCAACCCCGGTTCCGTCACGGAAGACCCGAGGCCTGAGGTCGGACTTGCTCGCGGCGGCGAATCGTCCCCGACTCAGATCGCGAACCTCGTGGCTTTTCTCATCTCGCCATTGTCTGCGCTGTCGGGGGAGTCGATCGCCATCGGCCATCGCGTGCGCGGAGTCCTTTAG
- a CDS encoding carboxylesterase family protein: MSLHLATSTSSPRSRSLFPMRCAMPSVALYLLAYATSTFIVNPFVFGAARAVPSGLRLRRGGRGLGGRRSLGCWPPGCIVVRMGAVVKTVHGELRGSLVDGVHVFRGVSYAAPPFGANRLRPPQPVEPWSGVRDATELGPEPPQVAPPSTGGADSAAPEDWGDIDEAFAKVERAAPAEDCLNLNLWTPEPGATGLPVMVWIQGGMFELSSTAAYDGSRFARDGCVCVVTNWRPGAEGFLYLDDGIANVGLLDQVAALEWVRENIAAFGGDPRNVTVFGESAGAMSIGMLLSMPRAEGLFRRAILQSGAAHLVTPAVDARKIAEYLAEQLGVPATRAAIAAVGVDRLLVAQRRRGFRGRGPRRAPGRARRTRTCRCPRGRWRARRQPAERTRGRNAWRLGRLRHRR; the protein is encoded by the coding sequence ATGTCCTTGCATCTGGCGACGTCCACCTCCAGTCCGCGTTCGCGAAGCTTGTTTCCAATGCGCTGCGCGATGCCCTCCGTTGCTCTGTACTTGCTCGCGTATGCGACCAGCACCTTCATCGTGAACCCCTTCGTCTTCGGTGCAGCACGGGCTGTGCCGAGCGGCCTCAGGCTACGCCGCGGCGGTCGCGGTCTCGGGGGACGAAGGTCCCTCGGCTGCTGGCCGCCGGGGTGCATCGTGGTGCGTATGGGTGCAGTGGTGAAGACCGTCCACGGGGAACTGCGGGGCAGCTTGGTCGATGGAGTGCATGTGTTCCGGGGGGTTTCATATGCCGCACCGCCCTTCGGTGCGAATCGGCTCCGCCCGCCCCAGCCTGTCGAGCCGTGGAGCGGCGTGCGCGACGCCACCGAGCTGGGCCCGGAGCCGCCACAGGTGGCACCTCCGTCGACCGGGGGCGCCGACTCGGCCGCGCCAGAAGACTGGGGAGACATCGACGAAGCCTTCGCCAAGGTCGAGCGCGCCGCGCCCGCCGAAGACTGCCTCAACCTCAATCTGTGGACTCCGGAGCCGGGGGCCACGGGGTTGCCGGTGATGGTGTGGATTCAGGGCGGAATGTTCGAGCTCAGCTCGACGGCGGCCTACGACGGGAGTCGGTTTGCCCGGGACGGCTGCGTCTGTGTCGTCACCAACTGGCGCCCGGGTGCCGAGGGGTTCCTCTATCTCGACGATGGCATCGCCAATGTCGGACTGCTCGACCAGGTCGCGGCCCTCGAGTGGGTGCGCGAGAACATCGCCGCATTCGGCGGGGACCCCCGCAACGTTACGGTTTTCGGCGAGTCCGCCGGAGCGATGAGCATCGGCATGCTGCTCTCCATGCCCCGCGCCGAGGGGCTGTTCAGGCGGGCGATCCTGCAGAGTGGGGCAGCGCATCTGGTGACGCCGGCCGTGGACGCGCGGAAGATCGCCGAGTACCTGGCCGAGCAACTGGGCGTGCCGGCGACCCGAGCGGCGATCGCGGCCGTCGGGGTCGACCGGCTGCTGGTCGCGCAAAGACGAAGGGGATTTCGAGGGCGTGGACCGCGCCGAGCCCCGGGGAGGGCCAGGCGAACTCGTACATGTAGGTGCCCGCGGGGGCGCTGGCGTGCTCGGAGACAACCCGCCGAAAGAACTCGCGGCCGCAATGCATGGCGCTTGGGTCGCCTTCGCCACCGACGGTGA
- a CDS encoding flavodoxin domain-containing protein, translating to MKVLVAYASKYRATEGIAQRIGNKLRERGLEVDVARCKDIREPSGYDAFVVGSAAYEGNWRKDARTFVEDNAGEIGAHPVWLFSSGPLGTEKVDKDGNDVLKGAEPKQFRVYEDLIHPHGKQVFRGAYNHEKIRGGDRIIVWMPAIRDLMPQGDFREWNVIDAWSSSIADELEG from the coding sequence ATGAAGGTGCTGGTCGCATACGCGAGCAAGTACAGAGCAACGGAGGGCATCGCGCAGCGCATTGGAAACAAGCTTCGCGAACGCGGACTGGAGGTGGACGTCGCCAGATGCAAGGACATCCGCGAGCCGTCCGGGTACGACGCCTTCGTCGTCGGTTCGGCCGCGTACGAGGGCAACTGGCGCAAGGACGCCAGGACTTTCGTCGAGGATAACGCCGGAGAGATCGGCGCTCATCCGGTGTGGCTGTTCAGCAGCGGACCGCTCGGCACGGAAAAGGTCGACAAGGACGGCAACGACGTGCTGAAGGGTGCCGAGCCCAAGCAATTCAGGGTGTACGAGGATCTCATCCACCCGCACGGCAAGCAGGTGTTCCGCGGCGCGTACAACCACGAGAAGATCCGTGGGGGCGACCGGATCATCGTGTGGATGCCAGCGATTCGCGACCTCATGCCCCAGGGGGACTTCCGCGAGTGGAACGTGATCGACGCGTGGTCGTCGTCGATCGCCGACGAACTCGAGGGCTAG
- a CDS encoding NAD(P)-dependent alcohol dehydrogenase translates to MKAVVQRSYGTADVLTLADVATPVIGDDEVLVRVRAAGVNHADWVYTSGRPLIARLAFGVRAPKRIIRGKDLAGEVHEVGKNVTQFHPGDEVYAEVEAGAFAEYAIVPAKLLALKPANLTFGQAATVPLAARTALQALRDGGHLQAGQTVLINGASGGVGSYAVQIAKALGAEVTGVASARNAELIRSLGADNVIDYCTEDFTTGGRRYDVILDLIGNHSLSKLRRALTHTGTLVLSSGTGSAVFGPMGRIMRALALSPFVSQNLRIFSPKLGTEVLDELREFIESGTVTPAIDRSYSLRETPEAIRYFAEEHARGKIVITIPPLHPH, encoded by the coding sequence ATGAAGGCGGTTGTTCAACGCTCGTATGGCACGGCCGACGTGCTCACGCTGGCGGATGTCGCCACACCGGTGATCGGAGACGACGAGGTGCTCGTTCGCGTGCGCGCTGCCGGCGTCAATCACGCCGACTGGGTTTACACCTCCGGTCGCCCACTGATCGCACGCTTAGCGTTCGGAGTGCGGGCACCTAAGCGCATCATTCGAGGCAAGGACCTGGCGGGCGAGGTTCACGAGGTCGGTAAGAATGTCACCCAGTTCCACCCGGGTGACGAGGTGTACGCCGAAGTCGAGGCCGGTGCTTTCGCCGAATACGCAATCGTGCCAGCAAAGCTGCTGGCGTTGAAGCCGGCGAACCTCACGTTCGGGCAGGCGGCCACGGTGCCTCTGGCGGCCCGCACCGCGTTGCAAGCGCTTCGTGATGGAGGACACCTTCAAGCCGGGCAGACGGTACTGATCAACGGAGCCTCTGGCGGCGTCGGCAGCTATGCGGTGCAGATCGCCAAGGCGCTCGGAGCGGAAGTCACCGGCGTGGCCAGCGCACGGAACGCAGAACTGATTCGATCGCTCGGAGCCGACAACGTCATCGACTACTGCACCGAAGACTTCACCACCGGCGGGCGGCGCTACGACGTGATCCTTGACCTGATCGGCAACCACTCGCTGAGCAAGCTCCGGCGCGCCCTCACCCACACCGGCACACTCGTGCTGTCGAGCGGCACCGGCAGCGCGGTATTCGGTCCGATGGGCCGCATCATGCGGGCGCTGGCGCTGTCCCCATTCGTCAGTCAGAACCTGCGCATCTTCTCGCCGAAGTTGGGTACCGAGGTCCTGGACGAGCTACGCGAATTCATCGAATCTGGCACGGTCACGCCGGCCATCGACCGAAGCTACTCGCTGCGCGAGACCCCAGAGGCCATCCGCTACTTCGCCGAAGAACACGCGCGCGGAAAGATCGTCATCACGATTCCACCCCTTCACCCGCACTGA
- a CDS encoding type II CAAX endopeptidase family protein yields MPRISWIQQHRLLAFFILAYAISWSSWPLYAVGLMPRMEFLPIGPLVAAVLVIALAEGRAGFTVWGRRLIRWRVGWIWYAIALLLPALMALVTGFTNIALGAEADGLGDVAWSGLLAAFAVRLVNPMDGPLGEEPGWRGYALPLLQSRRSPLQAAAVLGILVALWHLPLVLFNGLSLIGLPTTFVITFLYVWLFNRTGGSVLLTLLFHNSQGTFTVGSFGFVGSEAARAELIYFVVVVLAVAATLVFDRNAWRTAPASAISALPTTTG; encoded by the coding sequence ATGCCACGCATCAGTTGGATTCAGCAGCACCGCCTTCTGGCGTTCTTCATTCTGGCCTACGCGATTTCCTGGTCGTCGTGGCCGCTGTATGCCGTCGGGCTGATGCCGCGGATGGAGTTCCTGCCGATCGGCCCGCTGGTGGCGGCAGTTCTGGTGATCGCGCTGGCCGAAGGCAGGGCGGGATTCACCGTCTGGGGCAGACGGCTGATCCGGTGGAGGGTGGGCTGGATCTGGTACGCAATCGCGCTGCTGCTTCCCGCCCTGATGGCGCTGGTGACCGGATTCACGAATATCGCACTCGGCGCCGAGGCAGACGGCTTGGGAGACGTGGCGTGGTCCGGGCTGTTGGCCGCCTTTGCGGTGCGGCTGGTAAATCCGATGGACGGCCCGCTGGGCGAGGAGCCGGGCTGGCGCGGGTATGCCCTGCCGCTGCTGCAGAGCCGGCGGTCGCCACTGCAGGCGGCCGCGGTGCTGGGGATCCTGGTGGCGCTGTGGCATCTGCCGCTGGTCCTCTTCAACGGTCTGAGCCTGATCGGGCTGCCCACCACCTTTGTGATCACCTTCCTGTACGTGTGGCTCTTTAACCGCACCGGCGGAAGCGTGCTGCTCACACTGCTCTTCCACAACAGCCAAGGCACCTTCACGGTCGGGTCGTTCGGCTTTGTGGGGTCAGAAGCGGCACGCGCCGAGCTGATCTACTTCGTGGTCGTGGTCCTCGCGGTCGCGGCCACCCTCGTGTTTGACCGGAACGCCTGGCGCACAGCGCCCGCGTCCGCGATAAGCGCCCTGCCCACGACCACTGGCTAG
- a CDS encoding acyltransferase family protein gives MGALTSSPVQVAPRADRAAPRVFRYDIQGLRAIAVVLVVLNHAGVTVLGGGYVGVDVFFVISGFLITGHLITSLREHGRVNLHAFYAARARRILPASLAVIALTSAAAFVLVSPLRIADILRDAVVSALYVPNISFAVQGTDYLAGSAPSPFQHFWSLGVEEQFYLFWPVILIALFFIGRRSPRRLAVGIAIVAVASFAACLIVADVSQPWAFFSLPTRAWELAAGALLAAGAPQLARVVPGVARILTWLGLGVILCSSVLLTEATAYPGIATVIPVLGAALVIGFGGRDERGAVLALRSRPFQFLGAISYSLYLVHWPMLVLAQERLGPGAPLPLAVTLALAVLSVPVAWAMYRLVETPFRRGSARSLLSHRKTIAASIAGSLVLSGALVGAEAASALMPLDSGRTAAAVAPQQLPVGTAFVPAGLSPTLAESRADTGEIYANGCQQGLSASEVLTCSFGDLSSPTVVALFGDSHAGRWFPAVREAADGLGFRLDTYTKSGCRSQETDAAWDASTNNSCTQWRADAVAALNAAPPDVIIVTNHIGPRADRNPVEEQQDWEQAVQSTIDRLPAESHIVMLADTPEFASSPVLCLSANLDSALECAVARAQAFNDPVAAAQRIVADESGASFLDFSDWFCDDSLCPAVIGSTLVYSDEHHLTATWSKTLGPAVQAELARLSFVDWSGSERAVEGETNG, from the coding sequence ATGGGCGCTCTGACCTCGTCGCCGGTGCAGGTCGCGCCGCGCGCCGATCGGGCGGCGCCGCGCGTGTTCCGCTATGACATTCAGGGCCTCCGTGCGATCGCCGTGGTGCTGGTGGTGCTCAACCACGCGGGCGTGACCGTGCTCGGTGGCGGCTACGTTGGCGTCGACGTCTTCTTCGTGATCTCGGGCTTCCTCATCACCGGTCACCTGATCACCTCGTTGCGCGAGCACGGGCGGGTGAACCTGCATGCGTTCTACGCCGCACGAGCCCGGCGCATCCTGCCCGCCTCACTCGCCGTCATCGCGCTGACCTCGGCCGCCGCATTCGTTCTCGTCTCGCCGCTGCGAATCGCCGACATCCTGCGCGACGCCGTGGTATCCGCGCTCTACGTACCGAACATCAGTTTCGCGGTTCAAGGCACCGACTACCTGGCCGGCAGCGCGCCCTCCCCCTTCCAGCATTTCTGGTCGCTCGGCGTTGAGGAGCAGTTCTACCTGTTCTGGCCGGTGATCCTGATCGCGCTGTTCTTCATCGGACGGCGGTCACCGCGCCGGCTCGCTGTCGGTATCGCGATCGTTGCCGTGGCATCGTTCGCGGCCTGCTTGATCGTGGCGGACGTGTCCCAACCATGGGCGTTCTTCTCACTGCCCACCAGGGCATGGGAGTTGGCGGCGGGAGCGCTCCTGGCCGCCGGCGCCCCCCAGTTGGCGCGGGTCGTCCCCGGGGTCGCGCGGATTCTGACCTGGCTCGGCCTCGGCGTCATCCTGTGCAGCTCGGTCCTGCTCACCGAAGCCACCGCTTACCCGGGGATCGCCACGGTGATCCCCGTTCTCGGCGCAGCCCTGGTCATCGGCTTCGGCGGTCGCGACGAGCGCGGCGCAGTCCTCGCGCTCCGGTCGAGGCCGTTCCAGTTCCTGGGCGCCATCTCCTATTCGCTGTACCTGGTGCACTGGCCGATGCTCGTGCTCGCGCAGGAACGGCTGGGCCCGGGCGCCCCACTGCCGCTGGCTGTCACGCTCGCTCTGGCTGTGCTCTCCGTGCCGGTCGCCTGGGCGATGTACCGGCTGGTCGAGACCCCGTTTCGGCGCGGCAGCGCGCGCTCGCTGCTCAGCCACCGCAAGACGATCGCCGCCAGCATCGCCGGATCCCTGGTGCTGTCGGGCGCGCTCGTCGGCGCCGAGGCCGCGTCGGCGCTAATGCCGCTGGACTCCGGCCGCACCGCGGCAGCCGTCGCACCGCAACAGCTGCCGGTCGGCACCGCCTTCGTGCCCGCAGGGCTGTCGCCGACACTCGCCGAGTCCCGGGCCGACACCGGTGAGATCTACGCGAACGGATGCCAGCAAGGACTCAGCGCCTCGGAAGTGCTGACCTGCTCCTTCGGCGACCTCTCGTCGCCGACCGTCGTGGCGTTGTTCGGAGACAGCCACGCCGGTCGCTGGTTCCCCGCCGTCCGGGAGGCCGCTGACGGGCTGGGCTTCCGCCTCGACACCTACACAAAGTCCGGCTGCCGATCCCAGGAGACAGATGCCGCGTGGGACGCCTCCACCAATAACTCCTGCACCCAGTGGCGGGCCGACGCGGTCGCCGCGCTCAATGCCGCGCCACCCGACGTGATCATCGTCACCAACCACATCGGCCCGCGGGCAGACCGCAATCCGGTGGAGGAACAGCAGGACTGGGAGCAAGCGGTTCAGAGCACGATCGATCGGCTTCCCGCCGAATCGCACATCGTGATGCTCGCCGACACGCCGGAATTCGCCAGTTCCCCCGTTCTCTGCCTGTCAGCCAACCTCGACAGCGCTCTCGAGTGCGCCGTCGCCCGCGCGCAGGCGTTCAACGACCCGGTGGCGGCCGCGCAGCGCATCGTGGCCGACGAGTCCGGGGCATCCTTCCTCGACTTCAGCGACTGGTTCTGTGACGACTCACTCTGCCCGGCGGTGATCGGCTCAACGCTCGTGTATTCGGACGAGCACCATCTCACCGCAACCTGGAGCAAGACGCTGGGGCCTGCCGTGCAAGCGGAGCTGGCGAGACTGAGTTTCGTGGATTGGTCGGGCAGTGAGCGCGCCGTCGAGGGGGAGACCAACGGATGA